Proteins co-encoded in one Pedosphaera parvula Ellin514 genomic window:
- a CDS encoding ABC transporter ATP-binding protein, which produces MSSNSITTEGASLRFTGISKDYPTPDNEELRTLALDNVSLSVGAGELVSLIGPSGCGKSTLLRLTAGLDQSNSGELWVGNEKIIGPSAERGLVFQDPNLFPWLTVRKNIESGLVARGKLKEKRHEVDEFMRLVGLETFANAYPHHLSGGMAQRVALARALINHPKVLLLDEPLGALDAFTRMRMQDEVLRLWQARGTTMVLVTHDIDEAIYMSDRIVIMTPRPGRIERTISVNLQRPRQRNSSEFLNLRGEILEMLHFAGSPKVVA; this is translated from the coding sequence ATGTCTTCCAATAGTATAACAACCGAAGGGGCATCACTCCGTTTTACCGGGATCAGCAAAGATTATCCCACACCCGACAACGAGGAGTTACGGACTCTGGCATTGGACAACGTTTCGCTTTCGGTTGGGGCGGGAGAATTGGTTTCGCTCATTGGTCCGAGCGGTTGTGGCAAGTCCACGCTGCTGCGTCTCACGGCGGGACTTGATCAATCCAATTCTGGTGAGCTATGGGTGGGTAACGAAAAGATAATTGGGCCCAGTGCGGAACGGGGATTGGTGTTTCAAGATCCCAATTTGTTTCCCTGGCTGACCGTTCGCAAGAATATTGAGTCCGGCCTGGTTGCACGCGGCAAGCTCAAGGAAAAGCGGCATGAGGTGGATGAGTTCATGCGATTGGTTGGGTTGGAGACGTTCGCGAATGCTTATCCTCATCATCTCTCAGGCGGCATGGCGCAGCGCGTGGCGTTGGCGCGGGCGTTGATTAATCATCCGAAAGTTTTGCTGTTGGATGAACCGCTTGGCGCGCTGGATGCGTTTACGCGCATGCGGATGCAGGATGAAGTCTTGCGCTTGTGGCAGGCGCGCGGCACCACGATGGTGCTGGTGACGCACGATATCGATGAAGCGATTTACATGAGCGACCGCATCGTCATTATGACGCCACGGCCGGGGCGCATTGAACGCACGATTTCTGTTAACCTGCAGCGTCCGAGACAGCGAAATAGTTCGGAGTTTTTGAATTTGCGCGGTGAGATCCTGGAGATGCTTCATTTTGCCGGTTCACCCAAAGTTGTTGCCTGA
- a CDS encoding NAD(P)/FAD-dependent oxidoreductase: protein MSENYDAILIGGGPAGSCAAAILAEYGHRVLIIERAKFPRYHIGESLIPFTFAPLERIGMIPKMKASHFVKKYSVTFVQPDGRRSQPFYFFNRYDRETVAQTWQVLRSEFDQMLLDNAREKGAEVREETNVNRLLVEGGKVVGVEATDKSGRTYEVRAPITLDCTGKEAFTANRFNWRMRDPYLNKIAVWTYYRGSKREADIDEGATTVAYVPEKGWFWHIPQHDDMVSVGIVAEGKYLTRGGVKSARDIFNREVDENQWIKDHLLSGESTGEYFITSEYSRHSQHCAAPGLLLLGDALAFLDPVFSSGVMLALKSGHLAGEAVHAGLVEGDLSPARFTEYGTTIRQGVENMRKLVYAFYDPKFSFREVIKKHPEAAGQITDCLSGDVNKDFSELWGWIREFVPLPEDLPYGEPLSEAVDWKG, encoded by the coding sequence ATGAGTGAAAATTACGATGCGATTTTGATTGGCGGTGGCCCCGCCGGTTCGTGTGCGGCTGCGATTCTTGCGGAATATGGGCATCGCGTGCTCATCATCGAGCGGGCGAAATTTCCGCGCTATCACATTGGTGAATCTTTGATTCCCTTCACCTTCGCCCCGCTGGAACGGATTGGGATGATTCCGAAGATGAAGGCGTCGCACTTCGTGAAGAAGTATAGCGTCACATTTGTGCAGCCGGATGGGAGACGTTCGCAGCCGTTTTATTTTTTCAATCGTTATGACCGTGAAACCGTGGCGCAAACCTGGCAGGTGTTGCGCTCGGAGTTTGACCAGATGCTGCTTGATAACGCGCGTGAGAAAGGGGCGGAGGTGCGCGAGGAGACGAATGTAAATCGCCTGCTGGTGGAGGGTGGGAAGGTTGTCGGGGTTGAGGCGACGGACAAGAGCGGGCGCACGTATGAAGTTCGTGCGCCGATCACGCTGGATTGTACGGGCAAGGAAGCCTTCACCGCTAATCGTTTCAATTGGCGGATGCGTGATCCCTACCTGAATAAAATTGCGGTTTGGACTTATTATCGAGGCTCAAAGCGCGAAGCTGACATTGATGAAGGGGCTACGACGGTGGCTTATGTGCCGGAGAAAGGGTGGTTCTGGCATATTCCGCAGCACGATGACATGGTGAGCGTGGGGATTGTGGCGGAGGGGAAATATTTGACTCGCGGCGGTGTGAAGAGTGCGCGTGATATTTTCAATCGCGAGGTCGATGAAAATCAGTGGATTAAAGACCATCTTTTGAGCGGTGAATCGACGGGAGAATATTTTATCACCAGCGAATACAGCCGCCATTCACAGCACTGCGCCGCGCCGGGGTTGCTGCTACTGGGCGATGCGTTGGCATTTCTTGATCCTGTTTTCAGCAGTGGAGTCATGCTGGCGCTTAAGAGCGGGCATCTGGCTGGTGAAGCGGTTCATGCGGGATTGGTTGAGGGTGATCTTTCGCCGGCGCGTTTCACTGAATACGGGACCACCATCCGGCAGGGCGTCGAGAACATGCGCAAGCTGGTGTATGCCTTTTACGATCCAAAATTTTCTTTTCGTGAGGTGATCAAGAAGCATCCTGAAGCTGCCGGGCAGATTACGGATTGTCTCTCGGGAGATGTGAACAAGGATTTCAGCGAGCTGTGGGGTTGGATTCGTGAATTTGTGCCACTGCCTGAGGACCTGCCTTATGGGGAGCCGTTGAGTGAAGCGGTCGATTGGAAGGGTTGA
- a CDS encoding catalase, with the protein MQSNLKNSATGPVRVYKAGESFFEPPGNQHLVSENASATEPASMLAVFIADEGAQLTTLASTSTPATPTKSTPTELVDALNLVFGKQKSNRAVHAKGIVLEGNFIPSPTASTLSKAPHFQKAVPVTIRFSNFAGIPTVSDTDGLANPRGLALKFHLPDGSDSDLVTHSFNGFPAPTADELRQFLIALGTSGPGVAKPTPADKYLAGHPIAKSFLESQQPPPVSYATLTYFGVNSFKFINAQGEEKFGRYRIEPQAGYHFLTPQQITNAAPGYLAEEIRQRVAKSPIRFTFRAQLSEPGDKIDDPSVAWPETRKTIELGFLEITNVVSDSDTAERALLFLPTALPDGIEPADPMIQARGSAYPVSYQRRHQ; encoded by the coding sequence GTGCAATCAAATCTGAAAAACTCGGCGACCGGACCTGTCAGGGTTTACAAGGCTGGTGAGAGTTTCTTCGAACCGCCCGGCAACCAGCACCTTGTCAGCGAGAACGCAAGCGCAACCGAACCGGCCAGCATGCTCGCGGTTTTCATCGCCGATGAAGGCGCGCAATTAACAACGTTGGCTTCAACTTCCACTCCTGCCACGCCAACGAAATCAACGCCAACCGAACTCGTTGACGCGCTCAACCTTGTTTTTGGCAAACAGAAGTCCAATCGCGCTGTCCACGCGAAGGGAATCGTGCTCGAGGGAAACTTCATCCCTTCCCCGACCGCGTCAACTTTGAGTAAAGCACCGCATTTCCAAAAAGCCGTTCCGGTGACTATCCGCTTTTCCAATTTCGCCGGCATCCCCACTGTCTCTGATACCGACGGTCTGGCCAACCCGCGCGGCCTCGCCTTGAAATTCCATCTGCCGGATGGATCAGACAGCGATCTGGTGACGCATTCATTCAACGGCTTTCCCGCTCCGACCGCCGACGAGCTCCGGCAATTCCTGATCGCGCTCGGCACAAGCGGTCCAGGAGTTGCCAAACCAACTCCTGCTGACAAGTATCTCGCGGGCCATCCAATTGCAAAGTCCTTCCTTGAATCACAACAACCACCGCCAGTCAGCTATGCAACACTTACCTATTTCGGCGTCAACAGCTTCAAGTTCATCAATGCACAGGGCGAAGAAAAGTTTGGACGCTATCGTATCGAACCTCAGGCTGGGTATCATTTTCTGACCCCGCAACAGATTACGAATGCTGCACCTGGCTACTTGGCGGAAGAAATTCGCCAACGAGTGGCAAAATCGCCCATAAGATTCACCTTTCGCGCTCAACTGTCGGAACCCGGGGACAAGATAGACGATCCTTCAGTTGCGTGGCCGGAGACGCGCAAGACCATTGAACTCGGCTTCCTCGAGATCACCAACGTTGTCTCTGATAGCGATACTGCGGAACGTGCGCTGCTCTTTCTGCCGACTGCCTTGCCCGATGGCATTGAGCCAGCCGACCCCATGATTCAAGCGCGCGGTTCTGCGTACCCCGTCTCCTATCAACGCCGACATCAATAG
- a CDS encoding NADP-dependent oxidoreductase — protein MKAIYLEKKTGHKSIILGDIPQPYPREGEALIKVHATGIMPTEFRWFPTFNTPEGKPRRFPIVLSHEFSGTIEALGAGVTGFEVDDPVFGLNDWFTNGAEAEYCVAPATALAQKPKSLDYIHAAVTPISALTAWQGLFERLKLERGQRLLIHGGAGAVGTFAVQLAHWHGAHVIATASSANLDFVHSLGADEVIDYHQTPFENVVRDISAVFDVVGGDTLQRSWNVLKTGGKLVTVATQSEGATDQRTRDAFMLVRADGSQLAEIVKLIDAGELRVFVAGVFPLAEAREAYDRAQEGKLRGKIALRVAE, from the coding sequence ATGAAAGCTATTTATCTGGAAAAGAAAACCGGCCACAAATCGATCATTCTGGGCGATATCCCGCAACCGTATCCCAGGGAAGGCGAGGCATTAATCAAAGTACACGCGACTGGTATCATGCCCACCGAATTTCGATGGTTTCCCACATTTAATACACCCGAAGGAAAACCTCGTCGCTTTCCCATCGTTTTGAGCCACGAGTTTTCAGGAACGATTGAGGCACTGGGTGCAGGTGTAACAGGATTTGAAGTTGATGATCCAGTCTTTGGACTCAACGACTGGTTTACCAATGGCGCAGAGGCCGAGTACTGTGTTGCACCTGCAACCGCTCTCGCGCAGAAGCCGAAATCTCTTGATTACATCCATGCGGCTGTAACCCCGATTTCCGCACTCACAGCCTGGCAGGGACTCTTTGAGAGACTGAAACTGGAGCGTGGCCAGCGCCTCCTGATCCATGGTGGAGCAGGAGCCGTCGGAACTTTTGCAGTGCAATTGGCTCATTGGCACGGTGCGCATGTCATCGCCACCGCCTCCTCAGCAAATCTGGACTTTGTTCACAGCTTGGGCGCTGATGAGGTGATCGACTATCACCAGACGCCTTTTGAAAATGTCGTCCGGGACATTTCCGCCGTATTCGACGTTGTGGGTGGCGACACATTACAACGCTCATGGAATGTCCTGAAGACCGGTGGAAAGCTCGTTACCGTTGCAACACAAAGCGAAGGTGCGACCGACCAGCGCACCCGCGACGCTTTTATGCTCGTTCGCGCAGATGGTTCCCAGTTGGCAGAAATCGTCAAATTAATAGATGCGGGCGAACTTCGCGTTTTTGTCGCTGGAGTTTTCCCATTGGCCGAAGCGCGTGAAGCCTACGATCGGGCCCAGGAAGGTAAACTGCGCGGAAAGATCGCTCTGCGCGTCGCAGAGTAA
- a CDS encoding DUF4184 family protein, with protein sequence MKFRQTAGIRVWLESNYNTFSSSFNFTLSRYRSERYLKSAMPLTIAHPAIVIPIRHRLVLSALMIGSMAPDFSKIFSLSPRVTLGHSVPGVFWFCVPVGLIFFILLQHLLKKPLFLLLPANHQKRLVPWLNPFPLRTAAQWGLVIVSLIIGAFSHLFWDSFTHEHGWSVEAFPFLQSNLFTFHGRPFRIHECLQHASTVGGSIFLAACYVRFYQKASIHPLPSIPLISVKVKLILGCFFIAGAVFPALIFANTHTYRLISWKFFAGRAAVASMAFFCFELILFGIVCHFYFKKFSTAKVKKPGMIQPRMHTNNHEWESNDEECK encoded by the coding sequence ATGAAGTTCAGGCAGACCGCGGGGATAAGAGTATGGCTTGAGAGTAATTACAACACCTTTAGTTCCTCATTCAATTTCACATTGTCTCGTTATCGTTCTGAACGTTATCTTAAATCCGCCATGCCGCTGACCATCGCGCATCCTGCCATCGTGATTCCGATTCGCCATCGGTTGGTTTTGTCTGCTCTCATGATCGGCAGTATGGCTCCGGATTTTTCGAAGATTTTTTCTCTATCGCCTCGAGTCACTCTGGGGCACTCCGTGCCGGGCGTCTTTTGGTTTTGTGTTCCAGTGGGTTTGATCTTTTTCATTCTTCTTCAGCACCTGCTGAAGAAGCCGCTTTTCCTCCTGCTTCCGGCCAATCATCAAAAGCGATTGGTTCCCTGGTTGAATCCGTTTCCTCTCCGCACCGCTGCGCAGTGGGGACTGGTCATCGTGTCACTCATCATTGGCGCATTCTCTCATTTGTTCTGGGATTCCTTCACGCATGAACACGGTTGGTCCGTGGAAGCATTTCCCTTTCTCCAGAGCAATCTTTTTACCTTTCATGGCCGTCCCTTCCGAATCCACGAATGTCTTCAACACGCCAGTACCGTTGGAGGATCAATTTTTTTGGCTGCCTGTTATGTTCGATTTTACCAAAAGGCTTCCATCCATCCTTTGCCTTCCATTCCGTTAATTTCCGTCAAAGTGAAATTGATTCTAGGCTGTTTCTTCATTGCAGGGGCCGTTTTCCCGGCGTTGATTTTTGCCAACACCCATACCTACCGCCTTATCAGTTGGAAATTTTTCGCCGGACGAGCCGCCGTGGCTTCCATGGCCTTTTTTTGTTTCGAACTGATTCTCTTTGGCATCGTCTGCCATTTCTATTTCAAAAAGTTTTCCACCGCAAAGGTTAAGAAACCAGGGATGATTCAACCACGAATGCACACTAATAACCACGAATGGGAATCGAATGATGAGGAGTGTAAATAA
- a CDS encoding immunoglobulin domain-containing protein translates to MKDLNNTVRVLRIACFWMALVIGGMELNTAKAGQVVTWGYNLTNLTNSITSLTNVVSIAAGNSYALTLLSDGTVKEWDSDGSGLAGVPTGLNDVSVPTGLSNVIAVAASAYDRLALKSDGTVISWGNNRFSPIIFPGGLTNVTTFPPGLSNVTAVAAGRDHYLALKSDGTVIAWGDNSFGQTNVPAGLSNVISIAAGGDSSLALKADGTVIGWGLGYVTMPSIKGTYIITTPNTYSNLVTYSNLVSIAAGVDLGLALGADSSLVAWGDNTYGQTNVPSDVTNTIAIVSGDYHSLLLLADATVRAFGAGTTNMGYGIENGQSIVPAGLTNVATVSAKGTISMALVSTDAPVIILQPQNCSTFDGNNVSFRTTAMSAPPITYQWTFNGFPIGGATNSTLNLTHVQFADAGQYAVMVSGLYGATVSSNASLVVNTSAPIILSQTGSGNVCEGSNMICNVSVMGSQPFAYQWKLNGNDISGATQSSLVLTNLLPGNQDQYSVIITNSYGTAMSSNISFHVVTLAEALNATNLIWTTGGDAPWHVESSKSLDGYAAQFGVLTNVQESWIKTRVMGPGTLHFSWAVESSGRYLQLTTNGVQLVEITGRPGSNWSSYTFFLGEGEQDIGWQFVNGFGFGAARGWLDQVSYTPGPTAPIITNLPSYFNYNPDPYNVILKSGAVGTPPLSYQWLFNGSPVAGATSNYLTISNIQPSQAGSYVMAASNAYGTATSSVYSVTVAPMPPQITMQPSSQSQMPSSKAIFVVAAKGTRPFTYQWRFNGVDLAGGTNSSLTLTNVQWSDVGAYGVVVSNQVGMQPSFNAMLAILRFPPRLGVSGTSAGWSSNGFGMQLNGLSGHGAVVIYGSTNLIDWVPLATNSPVIGTLPFLDSAGSNLPSRFYKAEEQ, encoded by the coding sequence ATGAAAGATCTTAATAACACTGTGAGAGTCTTGAGGATTGCCTGCTTTTGGATGGCGTTGGTGATTGGCGGGATGGAACTGAATACTGCAAAGGCAGGACAGGTGGTGACGTGGGGATATAATCTTACCAACTTAACGAACTCTATTACGTCGCTTACCAACGTTGTTTCCATTGCTGCGGGGAATAGCTATGCGCTGACGTTACTGAGTGACGGGACTGTCAAGGAATGGGACAGTGATGGCTCCGGACTGGCCGGTGTTCCAACCGGATTGAACGATGTCAGTGTTCCAACCGGATTGAGCAATGTGATTGCTGTCGCGGCGAGTGCGTATGATCGGCTGGCGCTGAAAAGTGATGGAACGGTTATTTCCTGGGGGAATAACCGTTTCTCTCCAATTATTTTTCCGGGGGGGCTTACCAATGTGACTACCTTTCCGCCGGGGCTCAGCAATGTAACGGCGGTGGCAGCCGGCAGGGATCATTATCTGGCGCTGAAAAGTGATGGAACCGTCATTGCCTGGGGGGATAATAGTTTTGGACAGACCAACGTTCCCGCAGGATTGAGCAATGTCATTTCCATTGCAGCGGGAGGGGATAGTTCGCTGGCGTTAAAAGCAGATGGAACCGTTATTGGGTGGGGATTGGGATACGTAACGATGCCAAGTATTAAGGGGACGTACATAATAACGACGCCAAATACTTATTCGAATTTGGTTACTTATTCGAATTTGGTTTCAATTGCAGCGGGCGTCGATCTTGGACTGGCATTAGGGGCTGATAGTTCGCTCGTTGCGTGGGGAGACAATACCTATGGGCAAACAAACGTACCATCCGATGTCACGAACACGATAGCGATTGTTTCCGGTGATTACCATAGCCTCTTGCTGCTGGCAGATGCAACGGTGCGGGCGTTTGGAGCTGGCACCACCAACATGGGGTACGGTATCGAGAATGGCCAGTCCATTGTCCCAGCCGGGCTCACGAATGTCGCTACGGTTTCGGCCAAGGGCACGATCAGCATGGCTTTGGTATCCACGGATGCGCCCGTAATTATTCTGCAGCCCCAAAACTGTTCAACATTTGACGGGAATAATGTGAGTTTTCGGACGACTGCCATGAGTGCGCCGCCGATAACATACCAATGGACGTTCAACGGGTTTCCGATTGGTGGAGCGACCAATTCGACGCTGAACCTGACCCATGTGCAGTTTGCTGATGCCGGACAATATGCGGTCATGGTTTCGGGTCTGTATGGCGCAACCGTTAGTTCCAACGCCAGCCTGGTTGTGAACACCTCGGCACCGATTATTTTGAGTCAAACCGGCAGTGGCAATGTATGCGAAGGTTCGAACATGATATGCAACGTGAGTGTGATGGGATCGCAACCGTTTGCGTACCAGTGGAAGCTGAACGGGAATGATATCAGTGGAGCAACGCAATCCTCGTTGGTCCTGACAAATCTTCTGCCGGGCAATCAGGATCAGTATTCGGTGATCATTACCAACAGTTACGGAACAGCGATGAGTTCCAATATTTCCTTTCATGTGGTGACGCTGGCTGAAGCATTGAATGCCACGAACCTCATCTGGACCACTGGCGGTGACGCGCCATGGCATGTGGAAAGTTCGAAGTCATTAGACGGATATGCTGCTCAATTTGGAGTGCTGACAAATGTTCAGGAGTCGTGGATCAAAACAAGGGTTATGGGCCCTGGCACATTGCACTTTTCCTGGGCGGTTGAGAGCAGTGGGAGGTATCTGCAGCTCACGACGAATGGCGTTCAGTTGGTTGAGATTACCGGAAGACCTGGATCGAACTGGTCGAGCTACACTTTCTTTTTGGGTGAAGGTGAACAGGATATTGGGTGGCAATTTGTCAATGGCTTTGGCTTTGGGGCGGCTCGAGGTTGGTTGGATCAGGTTAGTTACACTCCCGGGCCAACAGCTCCAATAATTACCAACCTGCCATCTTACTTTAATTACAATCCCGACCCTTACAATGTGATTCTGAAGAGTGGTGCGGTTGGAACTCCGCCGCTGAGTTATCAATGGTTGTTCAATGGGAGCCCGGTTGCCGGAGCGACGAGCAATTACCTGACGATATCCAATATTCAGCCCAGCCAAGCAGGGAGTTATGTCATGGCGGCCAGCAATGCGTATGGGACTGCAACGAGTTCCGTGTACTCTGTGACAGTTGCTCCGATGCCGCCTCAGATCACCATGCAACCGTCGAGTCAGTCTCAGATGCCTTCCAGCAAAGCAATCTTCGTGGTGGCTGCGAAAGGCACCAGGCCTTTCACTTATCAATGGCGGTTCAATGGAGTGGATTTGGCTGGTGGGACGAATTCATCACTCACTCTGACCAATGTGCAATGGAGTGATGTCGGGGCTTACGGTGTGGTGGTGAGCAATCAGGTTGGGATGCAGCCGAGTTTCAATGCGATGCTGGCCATTTTGCGGTTTCCTCCGCGGCTTGGTGTTTCAGGGACGAGTGCGGGTTGGTCGTCGAACGGCTTTGGAATGCAATTGAATGGTTTGAGCGGACATGGTGCGGTGGTGATTTACGGTTCGACGAACCTGATTGACTGGGTGCCGCTGGCGACCAATTCGCCGGTGATTGGGACGCTGCCGTTTTTGGATTCGGCTGGGAGTAATTTGCCGTCGAGATTTTATAAGGCGGAGGAGCAGTAG
- a CDS encoding SMI1/KNR4 family protein — MKNVILLNPPAPATDKDIAELEAAISRRIPDSLKTLLMRSDGGILSCENSMTNAKLPSGAKLELEVQRFYSVAMILEDLKTYAGRVPKNFLPFADTLEGDLFCLNLDERQSGVYFWDHEREEEAYILVDKVPDPAQTNIYPVAPSLETFVDTLAMDES, encoded by the coding sequence ATGAAAAATGTAATACTTTTAAACCCGCCAGCTCCTGCAACGGATAAAGATATTGCTGAGCTCGAGGCGGCTATCAGTCGAAGGATTCCAGATTCCTTGAAGACCTTATTGATGAGGAGCGACGGGGGGATTTTGAGTTGCGAAAACTCAATGACGAACGCCAAACTTCCGTCCGGTGCAAAGCTGGAGTTGGAGGTTCAGCGGTTTTACAGTGTCGCAATGATCCTAGAGGACCTAAAAACATACGCAGGACGCGTGCCTAAGAATTTCTTACCGTTTGCAGACACGTTAGAAGGTGATCTCTTTTGTTTAAACTTGGACGAACGCCAGTCCGGCGTTTATTTTTGGGATCACGAGAGAGAGGAAGAGGCTTACATATTAGTAGACAAGGTTCCCGATCCTGCTCAAACAAATATTTATCCCGTAGCCCCAAGCTTGGAAACCTTTGTGGATACACTTGCAATGGATGAGTCTTAA
- a CDS encoding HXXEE domain-containing protein: MKQFILRNNLYLLTALAIGVAIYVAVNWAAIPFLQRMVGLFFVAIMLHVWEESRFPGGFAEMITARLNFAITDPRVAELILAGAILYLGFVPLFFPHVAWLAMAAMLLGVLEPIAHLAAIKMFQRKHFYSPGLLTAVVLLLPISIYGIAFAVRNDLMRPWDWIWSLLYMATGLAIAQGTVVRMSGLRYTEFLKRVRSTLFAKQV, encoded by the coding sequence ATGAAGCAGTTCATTCTCCGAAACAACCTTTATCTGCTGACCGCGCTGGCGATCGGCGTGGCCATTTATGTTGCAGTAAACTGGGCCGCGATTCCGTTTCTTCAGCGGATGGTCGGCCTGTTCTTCGTCGCGATCATGCTGCACGTGTGGGAGGAATCTCGATTTCCCGGTGGTTTTGCGGAAATGATCACCGCTCGTCTGAATTTCGCCATTACCGATCCACGTGTCGCCGAGCTGATCTTGGCGGGTGCCATCCTCTACCTGGGCTTCGTGCCGCTGTTCTTCCCGCACGTTGCGTGGCTGGCGATGGCGGCGATGTTACTCGGCGTTCTTGAGCCGATTGCCCATCTCGCGGCGATCAAGATGTTTCAGCGAAAGCACTTTTACTCACCCGGGCTGCTGACGGCGGTCGTCCTCCTGCTGCCCATTTCAATCTATGGAATCGCCTTCGCCGTCCGGAATGATTTGATGCGGCCGTGGGATTGGATCTGGTCGCTTCTCTATATGGCTACCGGGCTGGCGATCGCACAGGGAACGGTCGTCAGAATGAGCGGCTTGAGATACACCGAGTTCCTGAAGCGAGTCCGGTCAACTCTGTTCGCAAAACAGGTTTGA
- a CDS encoding SDR family NAD(P)-dependent oxidoreductase has translation MTTQSISIPEPQSFDSLLSLKGRCAVVTGGSRGLGEAIVRRLAQAGASIVLTGRGRDALQRVESQLTSTGGQALGVQADLGSLKDSQKVISQALERFGRVDILVNNAAVFPPCLFLEMTEEVWDHTVDTDLKGAYFLAQFAAKAMITTGRGGRIINLLSTDAFRPTGTLSAYGAAKLGLWSATQAMAKELAEHRILVNALTPGATITEERLAKMKDGTFGADEIPEGAVKTREKMQAVMKTGAFAQMLTALMPLGRPGWPDEIAKAVLFLASDMASYISGANLIVDGAQTLR, from the coding sequence ATGACCACTCAATCCATTTCGATTCCCGAACCTCAGTCGTTCGATAGCCTGCTGTCGCTCAAGGGCCGCTGCGCGGTGGTCACCGGCGGGAGCCGGGGCCTCGGAGAGGCGATCGTTCGGCGATTGGCCCAGGCCGGCGCCTCAATTGTGCTGACCGGACGCGGCCGTGATGCGCTGCAGCGCGTCGAGTCGCAGCTCACCTCGACCGGGGGACAAGCCTTGGGCGTGCAGGCGGATCTTGGCAGTCTCAAGGATTCCCAGAAGGTGATCAGCCAGGCGCTGGAGCGGTTCGGGCGCGTCGACATCCTGGTCAATAACGCCGCCGTGTTCCCTCCATGTCTGTTTCTGGAGATGACCGAGGAGGTGTGGGACCACACGGTCGACACCGACCTCAAGGGCGCTTATTTCCTCGCCCAGTTCGCAGCCAAGGCGATGATCACCACCGGTCGCGGTGGCCGCATCATCAACCTGTTGTCCACCGATGCATTTCGGCCCACCGGGACGCTGTCGGCCTACGGCGCAGCCAAGCTCGGCCTGTGGTCGGCCACTCAGGCCATGGCCAAAGAACTAGCCGAACACCGGATTCTGGTCAACGCTCTCACCCCCGGTGCAACCATCACCGAGGAACGGCTGGCCAAGATGAAGGACGGCACGTTCGGCGCAGATGAAATACCCGAGGGTGCCGTCAAGACCCGGGAAAAGATGCAGGCCGTTATGAAGACCGGTGCCTTTGCCCAAATGCTGACCGCCCTGATGCCGCTGGGCCGCCCCGGCTGGCCCGACGAGATCGCCAAGGCAGTGCTGTTCCTGGCATCCGACATGGCCAGCTACATCAGCGGGGCCAATCTGATCGTCGACGGGGCGCAAACCTTGCGATAA
- a CDS encoding helix-turn-helix domain-containing protein, whose product MEEIIRFVMLARSARFTVRELCEQFGISRKTGYKHLARYAAFFSRSFTEIC is encoded by the coding sequence ATGGAAGAGATTATTCGCTTTGTGATGTTGGCGCGGAGCGCGCGCTTTACGGTGAGGGAACTGTGCGAGCAGTTTGGCATCAGCCGGAAGACCGGCTACAAACATTTGGCTCGCTACGCCGCGTTCTTTTCGCGGTCCTTTACAGAAATTTGCTAG